The Bradyrhizobium sp. 195 region AAGGGGTCCGCCATATCGTCGTGGCCGCTGCGACTGCTGAAAAACATCAGCGCCATCAGCCCGCAACCGACTAACAGGGAGAAGAATGTTCCGAGGCCAAGGGCTATCCAGCCATGCTTTCCGATTTCCACACCGGTGGTCGCTCCCCACGTGATAAGAGCTCCAGCGCCGGTGAGCAACAATATGGCTGTTAGAATGGTCAACAGAGCGATTTCTGCGCCTTTAGTCTTCCTCATATCCTGCTCCCGTTGTTCCGAGGTTTGCGTTGGGCTGCAAGTTTGATGCGGCCGGACTGATCCGTGGCATTTACGAGGAAACACCGTGACTCTAAGCCGCGCTCGTATGATGGGTCCAGCGTCGCCGATGGACCGACCTATCTGGCTGTCATCCGAAACCGACATAACGGTTAGATCTCTTTTGCGCCTGCCGGGTGACTCGAAGTCGATCGGCTGACGCTTTTCGGCTCCGAAATTGAACATAATGAGGCGGTCGTCCGACTTGGCGGAATCTCACCAGTTCGCGGCGACCAGAACGCGATCGACGAGGAAGGCGAGCCCAGCGACCAGCACGAGCGCGGAGAGCGCCGTCACCGCCCGCCGCTCCCACGCGGCTCGCCGAAACCAGATGAGAACCGGCAGGAAAGCGGCAATCACCGCTGCCTGGCCGGCTTCAACGCCGAGGTTGAACGACACGAGCCCGCCTGCCAGGGCGGCCGGGAGCAGATCGAGATCGAGCAACGCGCCGGCAAAGCCGAAGCCATGCACGAGGCCAAACGCGAAGCCCACGGCCCAGCGCCACGACGCCGTGCGTTTGAGGAAAATGTTTTCGACCGCGACGTAGACGATCGACAGCGCGATCACCGGCTCGACGATCCAATTAGGCGGTGACGTCGCGCCCAGTACCGCCACGGCCAAGGTGATGCTGTGCGCCACCGTGAAGGCTGTGATGACGGCGAACAAGGATCCGATTCCTCCGCCGCCCAGGACGAGGGCCAGCACGAACAGGAGGTGATCAACTCCCGTCAGGATGTGCTCGATGCCGAGCCGAAAGAAGGCGAAGACGCCGCTCCCGGCATTAACCTCGGGCGCCGGGCTCCCGCTCGGTGTCGCGACGACGAGGCGAGCCTCGCGCCGGTCGCGTTCAAGGGTGTATTGCTGCACGCTCCCCAGGGCTTCGGCGTGGACAAGCGTGTGGTAGTCGCTGCCGAGGACGTCGGACAGGTCGTCGCGCAGTACAAGTTCGCGCGGCGTACCAGGGCAGGCGTAGTCGATGATAACTACGGCATTGGCGCGGTCGGGCGTGGGCGGCGTGACTGTTCCGGGCACCGGCTCGCATCGCAACCCATTCGCGGAAATGCCGATTTTGCGCGCGACCAAATCGGCCAGCGTGGCGTAGTCTCCACGGGGGGCCAGCCGCACCCCGGCGGCCTTGCCGCTGGCCGCTGCGAGCGCATCGGGGCCGAGGGTGAGGCTGTATCGGACGGTTCCGCCGTGCAGGCTCATGGTGGCATAGCCCATCGAGCCGGCGATGTGCCCTTGCGCTGGTCCGAGCAGTAGCAGCAGCGCGAGAGCAGCCCACGGCGCCGCGCGGCGGAGAGAGGCAGGAGGCGTCATCGCGCGGCCACTTCAGTCATGACCTCGGCCCATTCGCCGCCGACGAAGCGGGACATGAGGTAGAGCCGCGGATTGCCATCGATGCGCATGTACTGGAGGTACCCTTCGGGGTTGAACTCGCCGAAGCGGGCGCTGAGAACCGGCTCGCCGTCCCCTCCGTAGAGCTTCACGGAGAGCTGCGGCGGGTCGAGGCCGAACGGCGCCGGGTCGCTCCCCGCCAGCTCCGCCGCCTCGATCTCGCGGACAGGCCCGGAATTGTGCATGATCTCGACGGCCTTGCTCACCCGGAGCCCGGCGGTGCCGATGTTGACGCCATCAGACGTCGCCCACGCCGTCTCCCCCGCGCGGAGCAGGGTAACGCGGCGCGTGCCGCGGCTCAACTCCACCCGCGTGACCTCTTCCGGCGCGCGCTTAAGCACGCCTTTGGCCTCGAACCGCACGAGCTGGCGCTGCACCGGCATGGCGCCGCTCACCACCATCGCCGCGAGGTAGATGAGCGCGAGCGCCGCGAGGACGGGGTGCAACAAGTGCCTCATCGGCGCCGCCACCAAACGACACAGCCGAGCGCGATCACCAGGAGCGGCATTGCAAAGACGACCAGGAAGAACACCGCATTTGACTGCCGCCCGGTCAACACGATGAGGGGGGGCACGGGAACGCGCGCGGCGACGGCCGCCGTGCGCTCTTCACGTGCCAGCCAGCGGACCGCCGAGAGCAAAAGGTCACTGTTTGCCATATAGGGAAAGAACGAGTTGCTGGCGAAGTCGCTGTCGCCGACGATGATGGCGCGCATGGGTTCAGAGTTGCCGTCGAGGCGCCCTTCCACGGCGACGCCCAACACGCGCGGGCCGGGGACCGGGGGCGCTGCCGCGTCCTTATCACTCGCCGCGTCAGGCTCGACCGCGTGTGACCCCACCGGTTTGACCGGGCGCGTGTAGCTGTCCCGGCTGCTGAGCAGCAGCGGGGTGACGCGGAGGTCGCCCGCCGTCGACAGCATCGTGATGGGCCGGATGCCGGGGTAGAAGGTGAGCGAGACCGAGCGCGTGACCGGGTGAGGGTCGTAGCCCGTGACCGCCACGATCTCGGGGTTGGTCGAGTAGTGGCTCAAGGGATCGACGACGACCTCCTGCTCCGGGCGGACGCCGAGCTCGGCGACGAGCCGGGCGAGCCCGGGTTCGAGCACGAAACCCAGGTCCAGCAGGAGAAGGGCCGACCCGCCGCGCCGCAGATAGGTGCGCAAGGCCGCGCTTTCAGCCGGCAGGAACGTGGTCCGCGGATTAGCCGCGACGAGGAGGGTGCACCCAGTCGGCACGTCACCCTCGGTGGCGAGGATGAGCTTCCGCGCCTCATAACCCTGCGCTTCAAGCGCGCGGCGTAGCCGCCCCGCGCCGTGGCCCGGCATCTCCACCACCTGCGAGCTGGCATCGTCGTGGCTGTGGCCAGCGCCGCTTTCCAGGTGCGTGTGGTACTCGAAGTTGTCCATCGGCAGCTCGCCGTGGCCCTCGAGGAAGCAGGCCGTAATCGCGCGCCCGCGCAATACGCGCTGGATACCTATCGCGATCTCCGTCTCGTCCGTGCCTTGCACCAGCACTCGACGTCCCTCCGCCTCCACGACCGCGGCATTGTAGATCTGGATTGCCTTCTCGCGCGCGAGTCTGGGGTCCCGGTCCGGATCGACCGCGACGACTTTGAGCAGCGGGTTGCGCCGGGCCATGATCGCAAGGAGGTCGCGCGCGCGCCGCCCCGCGGCATCCTGCGACCGATAAAAGTAGGTGACGGTTACCTCGCGCGAGACCTCGTCAATCGCCCGCATGGCCGCCCCCGAGGGCGTATAGACCTTCTCGCGAGTCAGGTCGAAATGCACGTCATGCAGATGCAGCGCGACATTGGCCAGCACCGCGGCGCCGAGCGCGATCAGGATGACTCCGGCCGAGTAGGCCCGCCCCCGCCAGCCCGCGAGCCCGGTCTGCAGCGGCAGCCTCAGCCCGGTCGCGAACAGCACCAGGACGGCGGCGAGCCAGCCACCAGCCCAGAGCAATGCGTTCCAGTCGAGCTCGGGGTGCTCCATGGCGTCAGCGCCGGGCCAGCCCCCGCACGGCGAGGAACAGCCCGAGGAGGGTCACCGCGAAGAAGAAGCCGAAATCGGAAGCGTACATGGCGCCGAGGGCAAAAGGCTGGAAGCGCGCCAGCAGCGACAACCCGAGCACCCAATTGTCGATCGGCGACGGCAGCAACGCGGCCCAGGCGTCAATCGCCCACAGCATCCCGAACACGCCGAGCGAAACGACCGCGGCCACGACCTGGTTTGCGGTGAGCGCGGAAACGGCAAGACCGATCGAGACCAGGGCGCCGGCGAGCAGGGTGAGGCCGAGGTAGCCGCTGTAGATCGGGCCCCAATCGGGAGTGCTGAACCGCGCCAATATCCCTGAATACACCAAAGTGAGCGCGACCATCGCGAGCAGCATGCCCATCGAGGCTGCGAACTTGGCCAGCACGATGTCGCTCTCGCGCACCGGCGCCGTCAGTAGCAGCTCGAGGGTGCCGCCCCGGCGTTCCTCGGCGAACTGCCGCATGGTAACGAGCGGCACGAACAGGACGAGCTGCACGGCCGCCTGAAAGAAGACGCTCACCAGCGTTGCCTGCTTGGTGGCGATGAGTGTGACGGCGAAGCCGTAGCCGTTGAGCACAAGGAAGACGGCGATGACGGCGTAAGCGATCGGCGAGACGAACAGCGCGCGCAACTCCTTGGAAACCAGGGCGAGGAACGGCGTCACTGGAGTGCTCGGCTCGCCGTTAGCCGGAGGAACAGCTCCTCCAGGTCTGAAGCCGTCTCGACCGTCTCGACACTGGGGATGCCGGCGAGGCAAAGGGTCGCGGCGACGTGCGGCGCTGCGCCGGCCTCCGACACCTCCACCCGCCAGCCGGCGAGGCCGCCCTCCGGCTCCTCCCGGGTCACGCCGCCGATCCCCGCCAGGCCGGACAACGCCGCCGCGACCTCGTCCGCCCGGTCGGCTCGGGCGCGGACGCGAAGCGAAGTGCCGCGCCCCGCGCCGGCGAGCTGGTGGACGGTGAGCAGCCGCCCGTCGAGCAGGATCGCGACCCGATCGGCGACGCGTTCCATCTCGGCAAGGACGTGCGAGGTGACAAGGACCGCGCTGTCGCGGGCCAGGGTCCGCAGCAGCCCGCGCAGCTCGATGACCTGACGCGGGTCAAGGCCGTTGGTCGGCTCGTCGAGCACCAACAGCTTGGGTTCGTTCAGCACGGCCTGGGCGATTGATACGCGCTGCCGATAGCCGCGCGACAGCCGGCCAATCACGACGTCGCCGACCGGCTCGAGCGCGAGCCGCGCGCGGGCGGACTCGATGCCTCGGCGCAACGCACCTCCCCGCAAGCCCCGCAACCGGCCCATGAAGTGGAGAAATTCGTCCACCCGCATATGGCCGTAGAGCGGGGCGTTCTCCGGCACGTAGCCGATCCGCGCGCGCGCCTGGTGTCCGTCGCGGACTACATCGAAGCCGTCGATGCGGACAGTTCCTTCGCTCGGCCTCAGATAGCCGGTGATGACGCGCAGGATGGTGGTCTTACCCGAGCCGTTGGGACCGAGCAGGCCCACCACTTCCCGCTGCTTCACCTCGAACGAGACGCCGTCCACTGCCTGGCGGCGGCCATAACGTTTGCCCAGCCGTTCGACGGAGGCGACGGCGATGCCGTGCCGCGAGCTTTCAGCCGGCGCAATGCCAAGCCCCGCTGGGGCTCGGCGCGGCCGATCGGTCAGGTGCAGGTCCAATGTCGGCGTCGAGCCAGTCAATCGTAGAATTCCGGCGCCTTCTTCATCGCCTTGAATGCGTCCGGGTCGTGGGCGGTGAAGAAATTTGCCTTCTGCGTCGCCATCTCCCGCCTGATCCACTCGAAGGCCGAGTAGAATCCCGATGTCGAATAGACCAACGGGGTGCTCGGCGGTATATTCTGCTCGACGTTCTCCCGGAAATAGACGTTGTCTCCGGTGAGGATGGTGAGGCCGGTGTTCTTCAGCCGGACCGTCATCATCTGGCTGCCCGGCGTGTGGGCAACCCAGCGCTTCACGACGAGCGTGCCATCTCCAAACAGGTCCTGATCGCCTTCGAGCTGCAACATCTTCACCGCGTTTGCGCTTGGTGTCATGTTTCCGCGCAGCGGCAGGACGTCGCCGAGAACGTAATTGGAGCCGGTGCCGGGCTCCGGCCAGAAGAAGTTCTGAATCTCGCTCTTTTGCACGACGAGCGTCGACTTCGGGAACTTGGCCACGTTGCCGCCATGGTCGAGGTGGAGGTGGCTCACCACGACGTAGGTGATATCGTCGGGCGTGAGATCGATTTTCTTCAGCTGTGTATCGATCGCGACATCTGGCGTGTTGACCGGCTTCAACCCGGTGAACGCGGCACCCCAGTAGCCTGGGTCGGTGATAATCTTGTCGTTGTTACCCGTATCGAAGAGAACATTCCCTTTCGGATGTTTGATCACGTAAAAACCGACCGGAACCTGGATCGCCGGCTCCATGGGTGCGCCGTTCACCAAAAATCCTTTGCCGAGAGTCAACGCGCCGGAACTGAACGCGTAGAGCTTAAGCTCTTGGGCGCTTAGTGCCGTACTCGACAATACGCTCCCGAGAAGAGCGACCATTGCCGTCAAATATCTGCGGGTCATTCTTTGCCTCCCTCGTCGCGAATTTTGTTATGTTTTGCTTCTGTGCAAAGCCGCAGAGGCGCCGGCAGGATGCACTTAAGTTCAACACGCCGCAGTAGACCTGTCAATAATTCTGGACGGTGTCTCGGTTCACCCGACGGTACTGCGGCGGCGGTGGTCAGGATTGGCCGAGGCTCGTTGCGTGAGTGGATGGCTGGGGTAGGAGGGCATTCCTGCTGGAAACCAATGTTCAACCGCAGCAGGCCAAATATGGAATTTCAGTAGACTTATAGCTCTCCTGGGGCGCTCAATTTCCAAATGTCACGTGTCGTAATTCCAATGCCCGCTATGGTCCAATACCCAATCCTTCAAACATTCCGGTAAGAGCGTCAGCCGGGATCTGTCCACGCCTTCAACGAAGCGTCCCATCCCTAAGTCAATCCACAGCGAACGTCACTTCGCAAGCGCAAAACCAAGTGCTCATTTCGACCAGCGCCCAAGTTGCGGACCGAGCGCACCGCCATCGCCGAAACCAAGGCCAGGAGGCGCGTCTTGCGCTCGCGGACGACCTCGGCGAGCGCAACCGCCAGCTTGCGGACCTGCAGCAGATGCTCGCCACAACAATGCGAAGCTTGCCGAAGCGCAGATGATGCGCAGGGAACGCGAGCTTGAGGAGTCGGTGGCGCTGCGATACCTCGCGCTAGGGCCGCGACCTCGCGACATGCTCCATCGACAAGGAAAGCGTGAACGGCTGGCTAGTACGCGAAGGACAGGCCATGGCCTTTCGACGCTACTCCGAAGCCTACGTCGCAGAGGAAGAGCAGGCACGTTGGCGCGTAGGCTCGGGCCGGAGCTTTTATCCCACCCTGGGATTGGAGGCATCGATCATTTCGGGGACCTTGTCCGTTCCAATCGATGCGCAGCCGACAAAATGGGCAGCGTCGTCGAACCGGGTTTCGTCGGCTCGCGAATGGCGGCCAAGAGGGCTGGCAACACGCGACAATTATAGTAGCGTTGTTGCAAGAAGAAGCGCACGGCGACTGAAGCCGGGCGCGACACAAAGAACAGGGAGGACTTTCAATGCAGTTTCTCAAGGCAGCGGTTGCGGCCGGGCTTGTAGTTGCGACCTTTACGGGCACCTCGCTTGCGCAGACCAAGCCGTCGGAGCTCAAAATCGGCATCACGACGTTCCTGTCGGGCCCTGCGTCAGTCTTCGGAGTGCCGGCGAAGGCCGCGGCGGAGATGATCGCGGAGGACCTCAACAAGAAGGGCGGCATCGGCGGCGTGCCGGTCAAGCTCTCCTTCATCGACGAGGGCGCGGGCGGCGAAGCGCTCGTCTCGAATTACCGACGCGTGGTGCAGGATGAAAAGGTCGATGCCACGTTTGCTTCGATCTCGTCGGGCAGCTGCACCCAGTTGGTGCCGGTCGCCGAAGACCTCAAAGTCATGAATTTCATGTGGGACTGCGGTGCGGCCTCCATCCTCGAAACCAAGAAGTACCGCTACAATTTCCGGACTCAGGCGAACGGCACGCCGGAAATGCTGGCCGTGCTCCTTTACCTGCTCAAGACCAAGCCCGACTTTAAGACGATCGCGGTGGTCAATCAGGATTATGCATGGGGCCGGGAGAGCTGGGAGATCTTTTCGACCGCGCTCAAGGCGATGAAGCCGGACGTGCAAGTCGTCGCGGAGCTCTTCCCGAAGTTCGGCGCACCGGACTACTCCACTGAGGTTTCCCGCCTGTTGGCACTGCGGCCGGATGTGGTTCTGACCACGTCTTGGGGCGGAGATCTCGACACGCTGGTCCGCCAGGCCGGTCAGCGCGGCCTGTTGCAGCAGTCGACCTTCGTGCTCGGGATCGGCGAATCATCGATCCAGCGGTTGGGCAAGGACTTGCCTGAAGGCCTGATCGTCGGCGCGCGCGGAGACCACTGGTTCCTGCATCCCGAGAAGAAGAACGACGCGGCCTTCAAGGCGTTCAATGAAGCCTTCAAGGCGAAGACCGGTGCATGGCCGATCTACCCGGTCTATCACATGGCGCAGGCATTCAAGGCCCTGCAGACGGCCTACGACAAGGCGATCAAGTCCAACGGCGGCAACTGGCCCACGCGCGAACAGGTCGTCGACGCGACGGCGGGCACCGAGTTCGCCACCGGCTTCGGCCGTCCGATTACGCTGCGGCCCGAGGACAACCAGGGTCTCGAGGCTCAGCTGGTCGGCGTCACCAAGTCCGTTCCAGGGTACGACTTCAAGCTGCTCGACAACATTATGATCTTCGATCCGAAGATGATCACCAACCCGGCTGGCGTACGGTCGGTTGAGTGGCTCAAGACGCTCAAGCCGGACTTCGTCAAGATGGACGTGCCGACCTTCAAAGCTCAGTAACGGCACGCCCGACTGATCCCCGTCCTCCGAGCCTCGTCCCGGAGGACGGACCTTTTCCGAAGGCCATCATGAACTCGACACTCGCTATCTTGGCTATCCTCGATGGGATCAGCTACGCCGCATTGGTGTTCTTGGTCTCGGTCGGGCTCAGCCTGATCTTCGGCGTGCTGCGCGTGGTCAACGTCGCGCACGGTTCGTTGTACGCGTTCGGCGCCTACCTGGCTGCGACGTTCAGCCTTGCAATCGCGCCGATCTCGCCTTGGCTCACCTATCCCGCGCTGCTGGCCGCCTCTATCGTGATCGGCTTCGTGTGCGGCGGTTTCATCGAACGGTTTCTGCTGCGACCGCTCTCCGGACAGGAGGACGTCCTCCAGCTTCTGATCACTTTCGCCGCCTTCATGATCATGGACAACCTGCAGCGTCTGATCTGGGGCGTGCAGCCCATCTTCGCCGCGGAGCCATTGAGACTACTTCCCAACGTTGCCGTGTTCGGCGTCAGCTACACGTCGTACCAGGTCATTCTGCTGCCCGGCGTCGCATTGGCGACGCTATTCGGGCTCCGCTACTTCCTGCGCAGGACGCTATCGGGAGCGGTGATCCTTGCGGTCACGGAGGACCGCGAAGCTTCGACGGCTATCGGGATTGACGCAAAACGCGTATATTTCGTTACCTTCGTCATCGGCGCGAGTCTGGCCGCGTTGGGAGGAGCGCTGGCTTCGCCGACCACCTCGCTGGTCCCCGGTATGGGCGCCGATATGATCGTGCTTTCCTTTGCCGTCGCTGCGACCGCGGGTCTCGGCCAGATCGAGGGCACCGCGCTCACCGCGCTGATGATCGGCCTGACCCGTGCCTTCGTGATCTATCTCCAGCCGGAATTCGAAGTTCTCGTTCCCTATCTGCTGATGGTGCTGGTGCTTCTGGTGCGTCCGTTCGGCCTGTTCGGCGCCGTGCAGGTAAGGAAAATATGATGAGCGGTCGCATCAAGCCGGTCACCACGATCGCGATCATCTTCTTTCTGGTCAGCGCCGTCGCGCCCCTTTTTGTATCGAGCTGGGCGACCTTGTTCGCGTTGATCCTCGCGAAGGGCATCGTCGTTCTCGGTATCATTCTTCTGCTGCGGGCGGGGCAGGTGTCTTTCGGACATGCAATGTTCTTCGCTACCGGGGCGTATACCGCGGCGTTCTGGGGCAAGTACGTCGGTGGCGGCGACATCGTGCTCTTCATCGCGCTGGGCGGCATAACCTCCGCCGTCTTCGGCCTCTTCGTCGGGCTCTTCGTCGTGCGCTACCGGGAAATCTTTTTCGGAATGCTG contains the following coding sequences:
- a CDS encoding HupE/UreJ family protein, which translates into the protein MTPPASLRRAAPWAALALLLLLGPAQGHIAGSMGYATMSLHGGTVRYSLTLGPDALAAASGKAAGVRLAPRGDYATLADLVARKIGISANGLRCEPVPGTVTPPTPDRANAVVIIDYACPGTPRELVLRDDLSDVLGSDYHTLVHAEALGSVQQYTLERDRREARLVVATPSGSPAPEVNAGSGVFAFFRLGIEHILTGVDHLLFVLALVLGGGGIGSLFAVITAFTVAHSITLAVAVLGATSPPNWIVEPVIALSIVYVAVENIFLKRTASWRWAVGFAFGLVHGFGFAGALLDLDLLPAALAGGLVSFNLGVEAGQAAVIAAFLPVLIWFRRAAWERRAVTALSALVLVAGLAFLVDRVLVAANW
- a CDS encoding DUF4340 domain-containing protein; translated protein: MHPVLAALALIYLAAMVVSGAMPVQRQLVRFEAKGVLKRAPEEVTRVELSRGTRRVTLLRAGETAWATSDGVNIGTAGLRVSKAVEIMHNSGPVREIEAAELAGSDPAPFGLDPPQLSVKLYGGDGEPVLSARFGEFNPEGYLQYMRIDGNPRLYLMSRFVGGEWAEVMTEVAAR
- a CDS encoding GldG family protein; amino-acid sequence: MEHPELDWNALLWAGGWLAAVLVLFATGLRLPLQTGLAGWRGRAYSAGVILIALGAAVLANVALHLHDVHFDLTREKVYTPSGAAMRAIDEVSREVTVTYFYRSQDAAGRRARDLLAIMARRNPLLKVVAVDPDRDPRLAREKAIQIYNAAVVEAEGRRVLVQGTDETEIAIGIQRVLRGRAITACFLEGHGELPMDNFEYHTHLESGAGHSHDDASSQVVEMPGHGAGRLRRALEAQGYEARKLILATEGDVPTGCTLLVAANPRTTFLPAESAALRTYLRRGGSALLLLDLGFVLEPGLARLVAELGVRPEQEVVVDPLSHYSTNPEIVAVTGYDPHPVTRSVSLTFYPGIRPITMLSTAGDLRVTPLLLSSRDSYTRPVKPVGSHAVEPDAASDKDAAAPPVPGPRVLGVAVEGRLDGNSEPMRAIIVGDSDFASNSFFPYMANSDLLLSAVRWLAREERTAAVAARVPVPPLIVLTGRQSNAVFFLVVFAMPLLVIALGCVVWWRRR
- a CDS encoding ABC transporter permease; this encodes MTPFLALVSKELRALFVSPIAYAVIAVFLVLNGYGFAVTLIATKQATLVSVFFQAAVQLVLFVPLVTMRQFAEERRGGTLELLLTAPVRESDIVLAKFAASMGMLLAMVALTLVYSGILARFSTPDWGPIYSGYLGLTLLAGALVSIGLAVSALTANQVVAAVVSLGVFGMLWAIDAWAALLPSPIDNWVLGLSLLARFQPFALGAMYASDFGFFFAVTLLGLFLAVRGLARR
- a CDS encoding ABC transporter ATP-binding protein; its protein translation is MTGSTPTLDLHLTDRPRRAPAGLGIAPAESSRHGIAVASVERLGKRYGRRQAVDGVSFEVKQREVVGLLGPNGSGKTTILRVITGYLRPSEGTVRIDGFDVVRDGHQARARIGYVPENAPLYGHMRVDEFLHFMGRLRGLRGGALRRGIESARARLALEPVGDVVIGRLSRGYRQRVSIAQAVLNEPKLLVLDEPTNGLDPRQVIELRGLLRTLARDSAVLVTSHVLAEMERVADRVAILLDGRLLTVHQLAGAGRGTSLRVRARADRADEVAAALSGLAGIGGVTREEPEGGLAGWRVEVSEAGAAPHVAATLCLAGIPSVETVETASDLEELFLRLTASRALQ
- a CDS encoding N-acyl homoserine lactonase family protein, which codes for MTRRYLTAMVALLGSVLSSTALSAQELKLYAFSSGALTLGKGFLVNGAPMEPAIQVPVGFYVIKHPKGNVLFDTGNNDKIITDPGYWGAAFTGLKPVNTPDVAIDTQLKKIDLTPDDITYVVVSHLHLDHGGNVAKFPKSTLVVQKSEIQNFFWPEPGTGSNYVLGDVLPLRGNMTPSANAVKMLQLEGDQDLFGDGTLVVKRWVAHTPGSQMMTVRLKNTGLTILTGDNVYFRENVEQNIPPSTPLVYSTSGFYSAFEWIRREMATQKANFFTAHDPDAFKAMKKAPEFYD
- a CDS encoding ABC transporter substrate-binding protein, with the protein product MQFLKAAVAAGLVVATFTGTSLAQTKPSELKIGITTFLSGPASVFGVPAKAAAEMIAEDLNKKGGIGGVPVKLSFIDEGAGGEALVSNYRRVVQDEKVDATFASISSGSCTQLVPVAEDLKVMNFMWDCGAASILETKKYRYNFRTQANGTPEMLAVLLYLLKTKPDFKTIAVVNQDYAWGRESWEIFSTALKAMKPDVQVVAELFPKFGAPDYSTEVSRLLALRPDVVLTTSWGGDLDTLVRQAGQRGLLQQSTFVLGIGESSIQRLGKDLPEGLIVGARGDHWFLHPEKKNDAAFKAFNEAFKAKTGAWPIYPVYHMAQAFKALQTAYDKAIKSNGGNWPTREQVVDATAGTEFATGFGRPITLRPEDNQGLEAQLVGVTKSVPGYDFKLLDNIMIFDPKMITNPAGVRSVEWLKTLKPDFVKMDVPTFKAQ
- a CDS encoding branched-chain amino acid ABC transporter permease, whose protein sequence is MNSTLAILAILDGISYAALVFLVSVGLSLIFGVLRVVNVAHGSLYAFGAYLAATFSLAIAPISPWLTYPALLAASIVIGFVCGGFIERFLLRPLSGQEDVLQLLITFAAFMIMDNLQRLIWGVQPIFAAEPLRLLPNVAVFGVSYTSYQVILLPGVALATLFGLRYFLRRTLSGAVILAVTEDREASTAIGIDAKRVYFVTFVIGASLAALGGALASPTTSLVPGMGADMIVLSFAVAATAGLGQIEGTALTALMIGLTRAFVIYLQPEFEVLVPYLLMVLVLLVRPFGLFGAVQVRKI